Proteins from a genomic interval of Flavobacteriales bacterium:
- the bshC gene encoding bacillithiol biosynthesis cysteine-adding enzyme BshC has translation MEKVLLSEHQGHLSALWKNYSGLSLNEGNQLEQQIRSKIAGRKKFEHRELLSRVLLQQYGEQIRPEVKTNILRLKEENVFTVTTGHQICLLGGPSFSMYKILTTIRLAEQLNKVQSENYVVPVFWMATEDHDKEEIASLNLFGKELIWNTPQEGAVGRFSIDDLQDLLNELDALKGTLPHAAEVMELIRKSYSGNKSLAQATREWTDALFGKMGLVILDGDHPELKGLFSEIMREEIIHRPTLPLIERVNESLSKKGFEAQVSPRPINLFYLQSGSRKRIVVNENGSFSEYDGSKSWTESEIDAELRQHPENFSPNVLMRPLYQELILPNLAYVGGPGELSYWVQLPELFAHFKLQVPVMFPRNSVMLLDGGTRNRMEKLKIKADQLFLSADQIIASFLNEQSEVELDFSLEKNEIEKVFHSLAEKAAQADATLRPVVLSELQKTQKSIESIEGRIRKAEKQKHDQSIQQIRTLKDKLFPENVPQERVESYLPFLWKNGLSAISEVAQSIDPTDLHYHILFTA, from the coding sequence ATGGAAAAAGTATTACTATCGGAGCATCAGGGACATCTCTCTGCTTTGTGGAAAAATTACAGTGGATTATCGCTGAACGAGGGAAATCAACTTGAACAACAAATCCGATCTAAAATTGCAGGTCGAAAAAAGTTCGAACACCGCGAGCTGCTTTCGCGCGTGTTATTGCAGCAATATGGAGAACAAATTCGACCCGAAGTAAAAACTAATATTCTTCGCCTGAAAGAAGAAAATGTGTTTACGGTAACAACAGGTCACCAGATTTGTTTGTTGGGCGGACCCTCATTTTCCATGTATAAAATTTTAACTACTATTCGTCTTGCAGAGCAACTCAATAAAGTACAATCGGAAAATTATGTAGTCCCCGTTTTCTGGATGGCTACCGAAGATCATGATAAAGAAGAAATTGCCTCGCTTAATTTATTTGGAAAAGAACTGATTTGGAACACTCCGCAGGAAGGAGCTGTTGGACGTTTTTCCATTGATGATTTGCAGGATTTACTGAATGAGTTGGATGCTTTAAAAGGGACCTTGCCTCATGCGGCTGAAGTGATGGAATTGATTCGCAAATCTTATTCAGGAAACAAAAGCCTGGCACAAGCAACGCGCGAATGGACCGATGCTTTATTCGGAAAAATGGGATTGGTTATTCTGGATGGTGATCATCCCGAATTAAAAGGATTGTTTTCCGAAATCATGCGCGAAGAAATTATTCATCGTCCCACTTTACCGCTTATTGAACGTGTAAATGAAAGCCTGAGTAAAAAAGGTTTTGAAGCGCAGGTTAGTCCTCGTCCCATTAATTTGTTCTACCTGCAATCCGGTTCCCGTAAACGAATTGTGGTGAATGAAAATGGAAGTTTTTCCGAGTACGACGGAAGCAAAAGCTGGACAGAATCGGAAATTGACGCGGAGCTTCGTCAGCATCCCGAAAATTTTTCGCCCAATGTATTAATGCGTCCTTTATACCAGGAATTAATTCTTCCGAACTTGGCTTATGTTGGCGGACCCGGAGAATTGTCGTATTGGGTGCAATTGCCGGAATTGTTTGCGCATTTTAAACTTCAGGTACCGGTTATGTTTCCAAGGAATTCAGTGATGTTATTGGATGGCGGAACCAGAAACCGGATGGAAAAACTAAAAATTAAAGCGGATCAGTTGTTTTTGTCGGCCGATCAAATCATCGCTTCATTTTTAAATGAACAATCGGAAGTGGAGTTGGATTTTTCGCTGGAAAAAAATGAGATAGAAAAAGTATTTCATTCACTCGCCGAAAAAGCTGCACAAGCCGATGCAACCTTGCGTCCCGTCGTATTAAGCGAATTGCAAAAAACACAGAAGTCCATCGAAAGCATAGAAGGAAGAATTCGCAAAGCGGAAAAACAAAAACACGATCAGTCCATTCAGCAAATTCGCACGCTTAAGGATAAATTGTTTCCGGAAAATGTCCCACAGGAACGCGTAGAATCCTATTTACCATTCTTGTGGAAAAATGGATTATCCGCCATTT